A stretch of Aureispira sp. CCB-E DNA encodes these proteins:
- a CDS encoding T9SS type A sorting domain-containing protein, whose protein sequence is MKTLTIITLLMVLCCSQSAFSQQQLDSTSTWKILRNGHNSLGAYKEYITISIDGDTTIQSKVYYKLYQHGIDSTNNWTGGTTTSLVPKSFYGLIREDNNKFYSYQLSGQESLLYDFTKLIGDTITHYCTDTVAFIDTVFLGTTPLRRWNFSTYSDMNSYIEGIGAVSEPIGGLCQLVGGSTRLLCYEKQGEQLIVTPGYSCSVFNTTSKVQEENSLVKVQIYPNPSSEKISIRIDALNQNDFDIQLYHTNGVLLKSQYLNGQFIELNLSDYSRGIYWLKIQSPQQTLTYKLIKI, encoded by the coding sequence ATGAAAACTCTAACAATAATAACTTTATTAATGGTTTTATGCTGTTCCCAATCAGCTTTTTCACAACAACAATTAGATAGCACTTCAACATGGAAAATTCTAAGAAATGGGCATAATTCTCTTGGAGCATACAAAGAATATATCACAATTAGTATTGATGGAGATACAACAATTCAATCTAAAGTTTACTACAAACTTTATCAACATGGAATAGATTCTACCAATAACTGGACAGGAGGTACGACTACAAGTTTAGTTCCTAAAAGTTTTTATGGCTTGATTCGAGAAGATAATAACAAGTTTTATAGTTACCAACTCTCTGGGCAAGAATCCTTGTTATATGACTTCACGAAGTTGATTGGAGACACTATAACCCATTATTGTACTGATACTGTTGCTTTTATTGACACTGTCTTTTTAGGTACAACTCCTTTAAGAAGATGGAATTTTTCAACTTATTCTGACATGAATTCATACATTGAAGGCATCGGAGCTGTTTCTGAGCCAATAGGTGGTCTTTGCCAGCTTGTTGGAGGCAGTACTCGTTTGCTTTGCTATGAAAAACAAGGAGAGCAATTAATCGTTACTCCTGGTTATTCTTGCTCTGTGTTCAATACGACTTCCAAAGTTCAAGAAGAAAATAGTCTTGTAAAAGTTCAAATATACCCTAATCCGAGTTCTGAAAAAATTTCGATTCGCATCGACGCTCTCAATCAAAATGATTTCGATATACAACTTTATCACACTAATGGAGTATTATTAAAAAGTCAGTATTTAAACGGGCAATTCATCGAATTAAATTTAAGCGACTACTCTAGAGGAATCTACTGGTTAAAGATCCAATCTCCTCAACAAACACTCACCTATAAATTAATCAAAATCTAA
- a CDS encoding leucine-rich repeat domain-containing protein — protein MSLYRPNHYNTFLLTILLLFVVVLLLIPLRPSVWDRDDFLVVNDSLNQVNGDTLLQKDSFIVTTTNVQDTQIRLIHNIDSGTIDTNFVVQTTEIKDTTQITILTTPPTAPTENKAITTDLPSLGSLIVGLLLFLMLTWLFGKWLINRWKKRYWLEYNAPLQPLATLGNSDSSINIDWSSLPLKTTSSTPTAASTTKEVPQDTVTIDPPTIESQSVNNELPITSSDDTPTLELAVSDATNKEVTATPKASKDKNPSWFRLFIIEFFGRLPRILFEIGRGITSIFSFFSTGNQKRKPLDLKWQDGVSVFMILFFLLCKWVIFPYQPTSPAANIIIGLLVWASPALLRLHWGWGVLGIVLIFGEIIGLIVYIVLQALKDLEPSNGDSTIYWIIAAALLGLSFLYWANKKGFFAKIATIKSSSWAGFLFMTIGSLFIFLPYIQHPLGAFQGSIQWGDVIAQLIGLYVLYEIGAAVLSVKTQQQPSDASNSIAPQPIQEHQVDDKQSNDLAKKLSTSLSHEELKKLFNTKNWYKKTALDQLEMISLPNRQLDEQSEFVVLYLPDCINLRQLYLSNNNFKEIPYEISELDQLEVLNLSYNNIHTIFPDIAYLTHLKVLFLANNNISKIPNELGALKQLTQLDLTGNPLTKDAITALQELLPNTTLKFDTIKTDLPPSKKEVAVVSKEDKNLEKKVRKILHKELKTPQQVYALSSLMNQGLSDLPLSVLRNFPNLKSLYLNSNQFTQIPEAIYQLPSLSTISFSYNQLDAIPDRIIELQNIQELDFSGNPIQSYSTNIVQLPHLKKLALGNLGLTTFPAFLLKMQQLESLDLTGNHILRLPENLYKLGNLKELRLNFSGLNIIPNEIFTLKNLRSLDWTGNGLETIPPEIAQLTKLNKLILSFNQNLKSSADILQSLPPDLKEFYISGLQKDSINSIINNIGLLKNLQTLWLSYNELKEVPNSLFDLKEMRRLSLACNQLNTLPEQIGSLSNLEYLYLDDNQLTSLPTSIKKLKKLRYLNLKDNPIDIQQKRSLQHSLPNVKIYF, from the coding sequence ATGAGCTTATACCGACCCAATCACTATAACACATTTCTACTTACAATTCTTCTACTTTTTGTAGTTGTTCTTTTATTAATCCCCTTACGACCTTCCGTTTGGGATAGAGATGATTTTTTAGTTGTCAATGACAGCCTAAATCAAGTGAATGGGGATACATTATTACAGAAAGATAGCTTTATTGTTACCACAACTAATGTTCAAGATACGCAGATTCGCCTCATTCACAATATAGACAGCGGAACAATAGATACTAACTTTGTCGTGCAAACCACAGAGATCAAGGATACTACTCAAATTACTATATTAACCACTCCCCCCACTGCTCCCACGGAAAACAAAGCAATTACAACCGATTTACCATCACTAGGCAGTCTAATTGTAGGCTTGCTCTTGTTTCTTATGTTAACGTGGTTGTTTGGCAAATGGCTTATTAATCGCTGGAAAAAACGCTATTGGTTGGAGTACAATGCCCCCTTGCAACCCTTAGCAACACTTGGTAATTCTGATTCTAGTATCAATATTGACTGGTCTAGTTTGCCTTTAAAAACAACGTCAAGCACTCCAACAGCTGCTTCAACAACGAAGGAGGTACCACAAGATACCGTAACAATAGATCCTCCCACAATTGAATCTCAATCAGTTAATAATGAACTACCTATCACCAGTTCTGATGACACCCCTACCCTAGAACTAGCCGTTTCTGATGCTACTAATAAAGAAGTGACCGCTACTCCCAAAGCCTCAAAAGATAAAAATCCATCTTGGTTCAGACTCTTTATAATAGAATTCTTTGGTCGGCTACCTCGTATTTTATTTGAAATCGGGCGAGGAATCACTTCTATCTTTAGCTTTTTTTCTACAGGAAATCAAAAAAGAAAACCTTTAGATTTAAAATGGCAGGATGGGGTTTCGGTTTTTATGATTCTATTCTTTTTACTGTGTAAATGGGTTATTTTTCCGTATCAACCTACTAGTCCAGCAGCCAATATTATCATTGGTTTGCTTGTTTGGGCTTCTCCTGCCTTGCTTCGGCTACATTGGGGCTGGGGTGTTTTGGGAATTGTTCTAATTTTCGGAGAAATTATTGGCTTAATAGTTTATATCGTCCTACAAGCACTCAAAGATTTAGAACCGAGCAATGGAGACTCCACGATTTACTGGATTATTGCCGCTGCATTGCTTGGACTCTCATTCTTATATTGGGCAAACAAAAAAGGTTTCTTCGCTAAAATAGCAACGATTAAAAGCTCTAGTTGGGCAGGTTTTCTGTTTATGACAATTGGTAGTCTATTTATCTTTCTTCCGTACATCCAACACCCTTTAGGAGCATTTCAAGGTTCTATACAATGGGGGGATGTGATCGCTCAACTAATTGGACTCTATGTTCTCTATGAAATTGGAGCAGCAGTGCTATCTGTCAAGACCCAACAACAACCTTCTGATGCTTCCAACTCGATTGCACCGCAACCTATTCAGGAACACCAAGTAGACGATAAGCAATCAAATGATTTAGCTAAAAAACTTTCTACCTCACTTTCTCACGAAGAGTTAAAAAAGTTATTTAACACCAAAAACTGGTATAAAAAAACAGCTCTAGATCAACTAGAAATGATTAGTTTGCCCAATCGACAACTGGATGAGCAAAGCGAGTTTGTCGTTCTATACTTGCCTGATTGTATTAATCTTCGTCAACTCTACTTATCCAACAATAATTTTAAGGAAATTCCTTACGAGATTAGCGAATTAGATCAATTAGAGGTTTTGAATTTATCTTATAATAATATTCACACGATTTTTCCAGACATTGCCTACCTAACCCATCTTAAAGTTCTATTTTTAGCTAATAATAATATTTCTAAAATCCCAAATGAATTAGGGGCATTAAAGCAATTGACTCAGTTGGATTTAACAGGCAATCCATTAACAAAAGATGCCATCACTGCTCTACAAGAATTACTTCCCAATACTACTCTAAAATTTGATACCATCAAAACAGACTTACCTCCTTCTAAAAAAGAAGTTGCAGTAGTATCAAAGGAAGATAAAAACCTAGAGAAAAAAGTCCGAAAAATTTTACACAAAGAATTAAAAACACCTCAACAGGTTTATGCCTTATCCAGTTTAATGAATCAGGGATTATCAGATTTGCCACTTTCTGTTTTACGAAATTTTCCCAATTTAAAAAGCCTATACCTCAACAGTAATCAATTCACTCAAATTCCCGAAGCAATATACCAACTGCCTTCGCTCTCAACTATAAGTTTTAGTTATAATCAACTAGATGCTATCCCAGATAGAATTATTGAATTACAAAACATACAAGAATTAGATTTTTCAGGCAATCCTATTCAGTCTTATTCTACTAATATTGTTCAGTTGCCTCATTTAAAGAAGCTAGCTTTAGGCAACCTTGGCTTAACTACCTTCCCTGCTTTTTTACTAAAAATGCAACAGTTGGAATCCTTGGATTTAACGGGCAACCATATCCTCCGACTGCCCGAAAACTTGTATAAACTAGGCAACCTAAAAGAACTTCGACTTAATTTCTCTGGTTTGAATATAATCCCTAATGAAATTTTCACACTAAAAAACCTACGTTCTCTAGATTGGACAGGCAATGGTTTAGAAACCATTCCCCCTGAGATTGCTCAATTGACAAAGTTAAACAAACTAATTCTTAGTTTTAATCAAAATTTAAAGAGTTCCGCAGATATTTTGCAGTCACTCCCCCCCGACTTAAAAGAATTCTATATCAGCGGATTACAAAAAGACTCTATAAACTCAATCATTAACAATATTGGTCTATTAAAAAATTTACAAACCTTGTGGTTAAGTTACAATGAGTTAAAAGAAGTGCCCAACTCGCTATTTGATCTAAAAGAAATGAGAAGGTTAAGTTTGGCTTGTAACCAACTAAATACATTGCCAGAACAAATAGGCAGTCTCTCTAACTTGGAATATTTGTATTTAGACGACAATCAATTAACATCCTTGCCTACAAGCATTAAAAAACTAAAAAAGCTACGCTATCTAAATTTAAAAGATAATCCTATTGACATACAACAAAAGAGATCATTACAACATTCCTTGCCCAATGTAAAAATTTACTTTTAG
- a CDS encoding DUF5103 domain-containing protein, translating into MRLQHSLLIFSLFFSVQTYLFSQDKEYPEFRNYDYIYKEYIKSVRFYQYDSETDYPILSLQSPGHFILSFDDMEAYTKDFSYKIIHCDANWNPSEELDALDYIDGYQENRFYESQNSFNTKVPYTHYEIQLPNEDVKWTKSGNYLLKVYRDNDERDLIITRRFMIVDTKMKVVPNMRRSATPPYSSSHQELFFSIEHAGIRIGNPGSQIKTAVLQNGRWDNAITDLEPTFIQDEEIGYDMHGKLLFPGYKEFRPLDLRSFRYRTLQVEQLKEYNDGFELWLFEDANRKYTSHVFTHDLNGKFLIESNDDREGKLEGEYAQINFSLKALTPYEGEVYVLGEFNNFRPKPSYKMNYNSDCLCYQLSNTFKNGFYDYFYGVFDHATNELNIQKIEGSSFESENDYLFLVYYKPFGGLYDQLVAVQKLNTRPK; encoded by the coding sequence ATGCGCTTACAACATTCTTTATTAATTTTCAGCTTATTTTTCAGTGTTCAAACTTATTTATTCAGCCAAGACAAAGAATATCCAGAATTTAGAAACTACGACTACATCTATAAAGAATATATCAAAAGCGTCCGATTTTATCAATATGACTCAGAAACAGACTATCCCATACTAAGCCTTCAAAGCCCTGGTCATTTTATCTTATCGTTTGACGATATGGAAGCTTATACCAAGGATTTTTCTTATAAAATCATCCATTGTGATGCCAATTGGAATCCATCAGAAGAATTAGATGCACTAGATTATATTGATGGCTATCAAGAGAACCGTTTTTATGAATCTCAAAACTCATTCAACACAAAGGTTCCATACACACACTACGAAATTCAGCTTCCTAACGAAGATGTAAAATGGACAAAATCGGGCAACTACCTATTAAAAGTATATCGAGATAACGACGAGCGCGACCTGATTATTACCCGCCGATTTATGATTGTGGATACAAAGATGAAGGTCGTTCCTAATATGCGCCGTTCGGCAACACCTCCCTATTCTAGTTCTCATCAAGAATTGTTTTTTAGCATCGAACATGCAGGCATTAGAATCGGAAATCCTGGTTCTCAAATCAAGACGGCTGTTTTACAAAACGGGCGTTGGGATAACGCCATTACTGACTTAGAGCCTACTTTTATCCAAGATGAAGAAATTGGCTATGACATGCATGGCAAATTGCTTTTTCCAGGTTACAAAGAATTTCGTCCCTTAGATTTACGCTCTTTTAGATATCGAACACTACAAGTAGAACAGTTGAAGGAGTACAACGATGGTTTTGAACTCTGGCTATTTGAAGATGCTAACCGAAAATACACCTCGCATGTCTTTACCCACGATTTGAATGGCAAGTTCTTGATTGAGTCCAACGACGACCGAGAAGGAAAACTAGAAGGAGAATACGCTCAAATCAACTTTTCTCTCAAAGCACTTACTCCTTATGAGGGCGAGGTCTATGTATTGGGAGAGTTTAATAATTTTCGCCCAAAACCTTCTTACAAAATGAACTATAATAGCGATTGTCTGTGTTATCAATTAAGCAATACCTTTAAAAATGGTTTTTACGATTATTTTTATGGTGTTTTTGATCATGCTACGAACGAACTAAATATCCAAAAAATTGAAGGCAGTAGTTTTGAATCTGAAAATGATTATTTATTTTTAGTTTACTACAAACCTTTTGGTGGTCTATATGATCAACTGGTTGCTGTGCAAAAACTCAATACTAGACCCAAATAA
- a CDS encoding magnesium transporter CorA family protein — protein MVRYFEKQKKGKLEELESLVSGCWVNISPPFNAVEIDQLAEQLDVPIDFLTDPLDIDERTRFEIEDDVKFIVVNTPALNEKGRDDLTLYITVPIGIIITTEHIVTISSYETAVMQKFIESKVRSFNPQDFSLFVLQILEQNVYTYLRCLKDINVRRNIIEKEVYESSQNKDLKRLLSLEKSLVYFVTALSSNALLKQKLQRMDLLSIQKDEEKADLLEDIMIDNSQAQEMAHIYTNILSNTMDALASMISNNLNEVMQRLTLITIILMVPTLVASFYGMNVNDLPLQKSPYAFWFLLGGSMLFSFSLVIFFRSKRMI, from the coding sequence ATGGTTCGTTATTTTGAAAAACAAAAAAAGGGCAAGTTAGAAGAGCTAGAAAGCTTGGTTTCGGGCTGCTGGGTAAACATCTCTCCACCATTTAATGCTGTTGAAATTGATCAACTAGCAGAGCAATTAGATGTCCCTATAGACTTTTTGACCGATCCTTTGGATATTGACGAACGAACTCGCTTTGAAATTGAAGATGATGTGAAATTTATTGTTGTCAACACCCCCGCTTTGAATGAAAAAGGAAGGGATGACCTGACATTATACATCACTGTTCCAATTGGTATTATTATCACAACAGAACATATTGTTACGATTTCTTCTTATGAAACAGCTGTCATGCAGAAGTTTATAGAGAGCAAAGTGCGCAGCTTTAACCCACAAGATTTTTCTCTTTTTGTATTGCAAATTTTGGAACAGAATGTCTATACCTACCTTCGATGCCTAAAAGATATTAATGTTCGCCGAAATATTATTGAAAAAGAAGTGTATGAGTCTAGCCAAAACAAAGACTTAAAACGTCTGTTGAGTTTAGAAAAAAGCTTGGTTTATTTTGTTACGGCTTTGAGTTCCAATGCGCTGTTAAAGCAAAAGCTACAGCGAATGGACTTGTTGAGTATCCAAAAAGATGAAGAAAAAGCAGATTTGCTAGAGGACATTATGATTGATAATAGCCAAGCTCAAGAAATGGCGCACATCTATACCAATATTTTGAGCAATACGATGGACGCTTTGGCTTCTATGATTTCTAACAACCTAAATGAAGTCATGCAACGGTTGACACTTATTACCATTATTTTGATGGTTCCTACTTTAGTAGCTAGTTTTTATGGTATGAATGTCAATGACTTGCCACTGCAAAAAAGCCCTTATGCGTTCTGGTTTTTGTTGGGAGGTTCAATGCTATTTTCTTTTTCTTTGGTAATCTTTTTTAGAAGCAAGCGAATGATTTAG
- a CDS encoding type IV pili methyl-accepting chemotaxis transducer N-terminal domain-containing protein, with translation MRQILWLVAILLSSNVLQAQETETLLIGEILNKAGSERMLTQRMAKSYIALYLGTDVRTHKDELDGAVLLFEKRLRELKAIRISARYAKRIEKVNTLWSKYKNLVQSRPTKENILLLLEENNTILEACDLVTKEVEWYANRFADRNGLYQMNASIVHLENRSGQQRMLTERVLLYFLANHALIGSNTKFDKELNLALEHYQTNLTALMGATENTPEIDYRLILLSKEWEALSTSCGQKEKDFSNIEKVLKMGKGLLEAMEEITKNYEVLIDLRVASLLLNNAIDLAGQQNVLTQRIIKTYILEGISKNTKYQKERQKDIDRFEQNIDELKLFSPMDEITEALNIVDALWTDYRNEAMNASTKEGAQKLLYSNNELLRACDNVSMLLELYAKIYKKNVRSYNYAMADWIKQIDHQEMLTERILMYSYALSWGIKKEGIAKELEKTGYEYLENFNKLSLSIPIPNIQKRGENLVEKWKVIKNYLQDTDSYREELSDWSGDLATELGDLTELYREKINGMVEEEAIEKANQQCMLSQKMAANYLAVAMDLNGQHQAQQLEKDKLVFQKQLEELKSFAQTASLKNALASVSTQWERCQTVFRSELVKEDVASLLEVSQEMLVACESVVKEINETANRQQVTTINAAAHLRTRTEQVLLYCLAGRWSQKSYENELNEIFSEYEKSLKLFHNYMDDAPALTNQLTSIERYFKRFKEYGLKANDVDLYALLSVHNVLLLETEKLTKSSSEVTLF, from the coding sequence ATGAGACAGATTTTATGGCTAGTTGCTATCCTTTTGAGTTCAAATGTATTGCAAGCACAAGAGACAGAAACACTCCTAATCGGAGAGATATTAAATAAGGCTGGTTCAGAAAGAATGCTTACCCAACGTATGGCAAAATCTTATATCGCGCTTTATTTAGGAACAGACGTTCGAACTCATAAAGATGAGCTAGATGGAGCCGTATTGCTCTTTGAAAAAAGATTAAGAGAGTTGAAAGCTATTCGTATTAGTGCTAGATACGCTAAACGAATTGAAAAAGTAAATACTTTATGGAGCAAGTATAAAAACTTGGTTCAAAGCCGCCCTACGAAAGAAAACATACTTTTGTTGTTGGAAGAAAACAACACTATTTTAGAAGCTTGTGATTTGGTTACGAAAGAAGTAGAGTGGTATGCCAATCGTTTTGCAGACAGAAATGGATTGTACCAAATGAATGCAAGCATTGTCCATTTGGAAAATAGATCAGGTCAACAAAGAATGTTAACAGAACGAGTATTACTTTACTTTTTGGCAAATCATGCATTGATAGGAAGCAACACGAAGTTTGATAAAGAATTAAACCTTGCCTTGGAGCATTATCAAACTAATCTAACTGCACTGATGGGAGCGACAGAGAATACACCCGAAATAGATTATCGATTGATTTTATTAAGCAAAGAGTGGGAAGCTCTCTCGACTTCTTGTGGTCAAAAAGAAAAAGACTTTTCGAATATTGAGAAAGTTTTGAAAATGGGAAAAGGACTCTTGGAAGCAATGGAAGAAATTACCAAGAACTATGAAGTGTTGATTGATTTGAGGGTAGCTTCTTTATTATTAAATAATGCCATTGATTTGGCTGGTCAACAAAATGTATTGACTCAAAGAATTATCAAGACCTATATTTTAGAAGGGATTTCAAAGAATACGAAATACCAAAAAGAACGTCAAAAAGATATTGATCGCTTTGAGCAGAATATAGATGAGTTGAAGTTATTTTCTCCAATGGATGAAATTACTGAGGCGTTGAATATTGTAGATGCTTTATGGACCGATTATAGAAATGAGGCAATGAATGCAAGTACCAAAGAGGGAGCGCAAAAGCTATTGTACAGCAACAATGAATTGTTAAGAGCTTGTGATAATGTGAGTATGTTGTTGGAGCTATATGCAAAAATCTACAAGAAAAATGTTCGTTCTTATAACTATGCCATGGCAGATTGGATCAAGCAAATTGATCATCAAGAAATGCTAACAGAACGGATATTAATGTACAGCTATGCACTTTCTTGGGGCATCAAAAAAGAGGGTATTGCAAAAGAATTGGAGAAAACGGGTTATGAGTACCTTGAAAACTTTAATAAATTAAGTTTGTCTATTCCAATTCCTAACATTCAAAAACGAGGAGAAAATTTGGTTGAAAAATGGAAAGTGATTAAAAATTACTTGCAAGATACAGATAGTTATAGAGAAGAATTGAGCGATTGGTCGGGAGATTTGGCAACTGAACTAGGTGATTTAACAGAGCTGTATAGAGAAAAAATTAACGGCATGGTAGAAGAAGAAGCAATAGAAAAAGCCAATCAACAATGTATGTTGTCTCAAAAGATGGCTGCTAACTATTTGGCAGTAGCAATGGATTTGAATGGTCAACACCAAGCGCAACAATTAGAGAAAGACAAACTTGTTTTTCAAAAGCAATTGGAAGAACTCAAATCATTTGCTCAAACGGCTTCTTTAAAAAATGCACTGGCTTCTGTAAGCACTCAATGGGAACGTTGCCAAACGGTCTTTAGATCTGAATTGGTTAAAGAGGATGTTGCTTCTTTGTTGGAGGTAAGCCAAGAAATGTTAGTAGCTTGTGAGTCGGTTGTCAAGGAAATTAATGAAACAGCCAACAGACAGCAAGTAACAACGATTAATGCTGCCGCACATCTAAGAACTCGAACTGAACAGGTGTTGTTGTATTGCTTGGCAGGGCGTTGGAGTCAAAAAAGCTATGAAAATGAATTGAATGAGATTTTCTCTGAATATGAAAAATCATTAAAACTTTTTCACAATTATATGGACGATGCGCCTGCATTGACCAATCAATTAACGTCGATAGAGCGCTACTTCAAACGTTTTAAAGAATATGGTTTGAAAGCCAATGACGTTGATTTATATGCTTTGTTAAGTGTGCATAACGTCTTGTTACTAGAAACTGAGAAACTAACTAAATCTTCTAGTGAAGTAACACTGTTTTAA
- a CDS encoding RNA polymerase sigma factor, producing the protein MIIITDMNLEDQLLIKRSLKGDEKAIEMLYTRHKQYWFGICLRYASNRFEAHDVFQEAVSSVFEKLNQFKPQKGSFKAWSNRIFVNAAFLYLKKHQWQQSFKDLDLVEDEMDMSESTLGKITAKELTQLIQQLPFGYRVVFNMREIEGYSHYEIAQILGISIGTSKSQLFKAKKALRAKIKILF; encoded by the coding sequence ATGATAATTATCACAGATATGAATTTGGAAGACCAACTACTTATTAAGAGAAGTTTGAAAGGTGACGAAAAAGCAATAGAAATGCTTTACACTCGTCACAAGCAATACTGGTTTGGTATCTGTCTGCGGTATGCAAGCAATCGGTTTGAGGCACACGATGTTTTTCAGGAAGCTGTTAGTAGTGTTTTTGAAAAGTTAAATCAATTTAAGCCCCAAAAAGGTAGTTTTAAAGCTTGGTCCAATCGAATTTTTGTCAATGCGGCATTTCTATATTTAAAAAAACACCAATGGCAACAGTCTTTTAAAGATTTAGATTTGGTCGAAGATGAAATGGACATGTCAGAAAGTACGCTAGGAAAAATCACCGCAAAAGAATTGACCCAATTGATTCAACAATTACCCTTTGGATATCGAGTTGTCTTTAATATGCGCGAAATTGAAGGTTACTCACATTACGAAATTGCTCAAATTCTTGGAATTTCAATTGGTACTTCCAAATCACAACTCTTTAAAGCTAAAAAAGCTTTGAGGGCAAAAATTAAAATTTTGTTTTAA
- a CDS encoding T9SS type A sorting domain-containing protein, translating into MKNLILLCFLFVFTNYSNAQLRQLTWYKTSPLGNSYTTQNFSVCGNPPQKKFKVAYHHCPQYVNVDCIGGCGNNPIRYTVELQRNGVAVGSPQVFQASSVWSNTFFYNVPTSPGTYRAYVKVERRKPICIGWETLTVGYTNSITVGTTPATPNFNVNGTAIPASGYINTCISNIKINAASTSCETAYYIGVQESNEWWNRTFEYEWGGWISGQAPNNINLQGLATTFGTGARYTGTDASREGNILIGGNLSTGQARFYRVSICTGTPSWQCKTALIRVDPNCRIDPSTITEDTNEYIWIEDNEMAQRLKNESIEASFEADVDNDISALEGNPIGNVTIAPNPFSGSAAVSIDNYEGEAPILFELYNALGERVASIQTNKTQFEIQRNQLSAGIYMYRATVDNELLGSGKVVIE; encoded by the coding sequence ATGAAAAACCTAATTTTATTATGTTTTCTTTTTGTATTTACTAATTATAGTAATGCACAACTCCGCCAATTAACTTGGTACAAAACGAGTCCATTGGGCAACTCTTACACCACTCAAAACTTTTCTGTTTGTGGTAATCCACCACAAAAAAAATTCAAAGTAGCTTACCACCACTGCCCGCAGTATGTCAATGTCGATTGTATTGGCGGTTGTGGTAATAACCCAATTCGTTACACAGTTGAGCTACAAAGAAATGGTGTAGCTGTTGGTTCTCCTCAAGTATTCCAAGCATCTAGTGTTTGGAGCAATACATTTTTTTATAATGTGCCCACTTCTCCAGGCACCTATCGAGCTTATGTAAAAGTAGAACGTAGAAAGCCGATTTGCATTGGTTGGGAAACGCTTACAGTAGGCTATACCAACAGCATTACAGTTGGCACTACACCTGCTACCCCTAATTTTAATGTAAATGGAACAGCCATTCCTGCTAGTGGCTATATTAATACATGTATTAGTAACATCAAAATCAATGCAGCTTCTACTAGCTGTGAAACTGCTTACTACATAGGTGTTCAAGAGTCTAATGAATGGTGGAATAGAACCTTCGAATATGAATGGGGGGGCTGGATTAGTGGACAAGCACCTAACAACATCAATCTGCAAGGTTTGGCAACGACATTTGGTACAGGTGCTCGATATACAGGAACCGACGCTAGTAGAGAAGGAAATATTTTAATTGGTGGCAACCTATCCACTGGGCAAGCAAGATTTTATCGAGTTAGCATTTGTACAGGTACGCCATCTTGGCAATGCAAAACAGCTCTTATTCGTGTTGACCCCAACTGTAGAATTGATCCATCTACTATTACCGAAGACACCAACGAATACATTTGGATAGAAGACAACGAAATGGCTCAACGACTTAAAAACGAATCGATAGAAGCTTCTTTTGAAGCAGATGTAGACAATGACATAAGTGCTTTGGAAGGTAATCCAATAGGAAATGTTACTATTGCTCCTAATCCATTCAGTGGTTCTGCTGCTGTATCTATAGATAACTATGAGGGCGAAGCACCTATTTTATTTGAACTTTACAATGCCTTAGGAGAGCGTGTTGCATCCATACAAACGAACAAAACTCAATTTGAGATTCAACGCAATCAACTTTCTGCAGGTATTTATATGTACCGTGCCACTGTTGATAATGAACTACTAGGAAGTGGAAAAGTTGTCATTGAATAA